GGGCCGGGTCGAGCTTGCCCGCGTCGGTCATCAGCGAGGCGATGTGCGCGTTGAGGTCCACGCGGTTCGGGTTCTCCCCTTGGGGGAGCCACATGGCTTCGAGCTCTTGAAGGCGCTTCAGGCGGTTGCGGATCGTGCGGTAATTCGTGAGGGTGCCACCGAGCCAGCGCTCGCTGACGAAGGGCATCCCGCACCGGGTCGCTTCCTTCTCGACGATTTCCTTGGCCTGGCGCTTCGTGCCAACGAACATCACCAGCCCACCGCGGGCCACCACCTGGTTCAGGTAGCGGTACGCACGCAGGAGGCCGCGGACGGTCTCGCGCAGGTCAATAATGTGAATCAGGTTCCGCTTGCCGTAGATGTACGGCCGCATCTTCGGGTTCCACCGGCTGGCCCGGTGCCCGTAATGGACGCCCGCTTCCAGAAGCACTTTCACGTCTACGAGAGCCACGAGAACTCCTTCGAGGACACCGCACAGATCACGCACATGTTTGGCATGACGAGGCACATCCCCCAACTGAGAAAAGATTCGCCCCCAACACGATTTCTGGGGCGGTTAATAGGTTCCAATATGCCCGAAATCCCGGGCGCGGGAACCCAGAAGGTAGTAATATAATCCTCGGCGAAATATCGGCCAACCCAGTTCTCGGCTTTCTTCGTACCGATGTTAGCGCAACGCGCTCGACCGAGGCTGATTCCCGTTCTGGACGTGATGAACGGGCACGTCGTCCGCGCACGCGGCGGAATACGCGAGAACTATCGCCCGATCGCGTGCCCCTTCTCTGGGAGCCGTGAACCCACGGACGTCGCCCGCGCCGTTCAGAAGCTCGCAAACGCCAACGAGTTGTACATCGCGGACCTCGACGCGATCACGGAAAAGCGAGCCGTTTCTCGCGCCACGCAGAACATCCTAAACCAGTGTACCGTAACGACTTGGCTAGACGCCGGGATCGGGCGCACGGACGTTCTCGATTTCCCCGAGGTTGCCCACCTTCGGCCCGTGGTCGGGTTTGAAACCTGCCACACGCCCGAGGTTCTTCTGGAAACACTCATCGAACCCCTGCGCCGACCAGTCGCATTCTCTCTCGACCTCAAGGGCGGGAGATTGTTAGGCAACTGGCGCGCCTGGAAGCTGAAAAACGATCGAGATGTAATGCCCCTAGCCCGGCGCGTGATCGAGATGGGTGTTCACGCGATCATCGTGCTCGATCTCGCCCGCGTGGGCACGGGCACGGGCACGGGCACGGAACCCCTGCTCCGCGCGATTCGCAACGAGTTCCCCGATATCGATTTGATCGCGGGCGGGGGCGTTCGCACCTGGGCTGATGTGGATGCGCTAGGCGAAGCCGGCGCGACCGGGGTGCTGGTCGCGTCCGCGTTGTACGACGGGACGCTCACGTCCCCGCGGCCAACTTCGTGAGGGCGTCGTCCGTGAGCCGGTACACGGTCCACTCGTCCATCGGCTTCGCGCCGAGCGACTTGTAGAACTGGATCGACGGTTCGTTCCAATTCAGCACGGACCACTCGACGCGGGCACAATCGCGTTCTACCGCGAGCTTCGCCAGCGCACGCAGAAGCGCCTTGCCGTGCCCCTTTCCGCGCGCTTCCGGAATGACGAATAAGTCTTCCAGGTAGATGCCGGGCTTCGCGCGGAACGTTGAGTAGTTGTGGAAGAACAGCGCGAACCCGACCACCGCCCCTGCATCTTCAACGAGTAACACTTCCGCGAACTTCGTGGTGCCGAACAAGTGGCGGTGCAGGTCGGCTTCCCGAAGCACAACCGCATGCGCGAGTTTCTCGTATTCCGCCAATGCGCGGATGAGGTTCGCAATAACGGGCACGTCACCGGTAGTCGCGGAACGGATCATGGGTTTCCTATTCTCTGGAATCGCAGTATCGACCCTTAGATAGTGGTCCGACATCGTATCCAACACCCGGGAGCAGTTACATCCGGCGCGATTCGCTTCTGATGAAGCGGCACACCGAAGCGCGCTCACAGCGCCGCTCGCGCTCTCAAACCCCGAACACGAGTTGAGGCTTGAGTTGCCCGCGCTCGACGACGCCAATGCCGATCAACCCCGTTTGGCCATCGAACACGGCCAACTCCTCGCCCTCGGGCGGGGCATTGTTCTCAGACAATCGAATACGCTGACCGTGGCGCAGTCGGATCACTTCGTCCGCGTTCAGGGAAACGTGCTTCATCCCCGCGACTGCTTCCGCCATTGGGAGCAGTTTCACACTCGCGGGGTCCGCGTCCAGGCTCATCCCCTGTTCGACTCGGAACGGACCGACCCGCGTGCGCCGGAGCGTTTGTACGAGCCCACCGCACCCGAGCACGTCGCCGAGATCGCGCGCGATGGAGCGAATGTACGTCCCCTTCCCGCAATCCACTTCAACATCGAGATGCGGCCACGCAAAGCCCGTCACGCGGATCGCGTAGATCGATACCACGCGGGCGTTCAGTTTCGGCCCCAGTCCCCGGCGCACCAACTCGTGTGCGCGGACGCCGTCGAGCTTCAGCGCGGACACGGCCGGCGGAACCTGCTCCACGTTCCCGACGAACGCCGCGAGTGCCGCGTCGATCTGTTCGCGCGTGGGGACGGGCGCGTTCGGGGTTTCCGTGACTTCGCCGTCCGCGTCGTCCGTAGTACTTGTCGCACCGAATCGGAAGCGCGACGAATAACTCTTCCCCATCGCCTGAACGTAGTCCGCCAGGCGCGTCGCGGCGCCGATGCACACCACGAGCACGCCCGTCGCGAGCGGGTCGAGCGTGCCGGTGTGCCCGATCTTCGTCTTCCGCGGGAACCAGCGCTGAACGCGGTTCACGGCGTCGCGCGAGGTCATTCCGCCCGGCTTATCGATCACCAAAAGACCGTTCATATTCAATCACCGACCGGCTCACACCGGCCGTTCGCCCAAAGTCATGCGTTCGGGTTATCGCCCAGAATGAGGGACACAATCACGAGGTCGGTGCGTTCGCGCCCACCGATCCGATTCCAGAACGCGAGTCCGGTCGCGTTGTCCGCCTTCACCCAGAAGTTGATCTTCTCGATCCCTTCGGCCTTGAGTGCAGCGGCGCAGCGATCCACCAGTTCGCGCCCCAACCCCTGTTTGCGGTGGCGCTCCGATACCGCGACGTGGTGCAAGTACCCGCGGCGCCCATCATGCCCCGCGAGGCTCACCCCAATCAGCACACCAATCTCGTCGAGCGCCACGAAGCTGCACCCCGGATTGCGCCGGAGGTATTTCGCGAGCGCTGCGGGACTGTCCGCGTCGCGCAAGCCGATTCCGGGCAGCCCTTGCCAAAGGGCGAGGGCGGCAGGTATGTCTTCCTCGGTCATCGAACGAAGCACCACCATCGTTGCGATCCGCGAGGCCGGATGCACGCCACCTGTGTGATTTACAACCCGGCCGCCGGTCGCGGAAGGGCCGAGCGTCTGTTAAAAACCCTGCCGCCCGCGCGGGCCGCTGGGGTCGAGTTGCGCCCCACCTCACACGCCACCCACGCGATCGAACTCGCGCGCGAAGCGGCCGATGAAGGTTTCGCGAAGGTGGTCGCGGCCGGGGGCGATGGCACAGTTCACGAGGTCGCCAACGGCATACTTCAAAGCGACCGGCGCGATACGATCTTCAGCGTCTGGCCGATCGGGTCCGCGAACGACTTCGCGTTCACGCTCGGTATGGACCGGTGGTGGGCACAGCGCGAACGAAATGCCCCCACAGAAACGCTCGAAATCGATGTCGGCCGCGTGACGACCGCGAACCGCGCGGTCTACTTCGTGTGCAATCTGGGCGTCGGCTTCAACGGTATGGTAAACGGCGAAGCCCGCCACACGCGCTGGCTCAAGGGGCTGCCGCTTTACGCCTGGGCGTTCCTCAAAGCGCTGGTGAAGCACTTCGATCGGCCGACGATGACGATCCGCTTCGACGAGCGCGTGGTGACGACGCCCACACTCGCGCTATCGGTCCTTAACGGCCAGCGCGAAGGGAACTTTCCACTCCGCCCGAACGCGAGCCTGACCGACGGTCTATTCGACTACATGCACGCGACGCGGCTCACGCGCATGCACCTGCTCCGCTACCTGCCCGCAATGGCACGCGGGAAGCTCCCCGAAAACCACCGACTCGTCGGACTTGGGCGCGCGGCGCGAATTGAGGTGTCGTGCGAAATCCCGCTCTGCGTCCACGCGGACGGTGAGTTCGTATGCGTTCCGGATGAAGGGATCAAGGAAATTTCGTTAGAAGTGCTGCCAAAGTGTCTGCGCGTCGAGGTATTCCCGCCCGCGCTTTACGGCGGCCTGAAATAGAAAAACCCACCCGCATGGGTGGGTTCGAGGCCGCGCCCGGGAGCCGTTAGTTGTGCGGGATCTCGACCCGGCACCAGCCCAGATCGAGGTACGTGCCCTTCGTGTTGTCGCTGCGGAACACCTTCGGGTGTAGCGAATAAATAACGAACCGACCGTCCTTAATATCTTCAACCAAACCCGCGAGCCGCAGAACGCCCAAGTGGTGTGACACATTCACGATCTCGACGTCAAGCGCCTTCGCGAGCTGTGTCACGTTCATCGACCCGGTCCGAAGGCACTCGATGATCCGGATACGGTTCGGCTCCGCGAGGGCCTGGAGCATAGTGGCGCATTCTTCGGCTTGCTTCTTTTCAGTCATTGTCATGCCCCTTGCAGCACATTGAGGGAGGGAGTGGCACGGTCACCTCGGCGGAACTGAATACTCTGTCAGGATTTGCGGCGTCTATAACAGAGTTATTCAATCATTGTATTTATACACCTAACCATGCCAAAAACAAGTCCGTGGTGGAACATTCATGTATATACCACCGCAATCACGGACCTTTACGCCCGCACCACGGAGCGCCGCACGGAGGGCCGTCGCCGCGACAGTTTGTCGCCGGGCCGCCCTCGGTTACGCGGCCCGGCGCGGGCAACCCAATGAGCTGATCTAAGTCGGGACTTTCACACTTCGGACACGCCACTGCGATCGCGACGCGCGACGACACGAGCGTTTCAAACGTGTGCGCGCACTTCCGGCACGTGTATTCGTAAAGCGGCATGAAACCCTCAATTTTCAATGCTAGACGTGGCAACGATCCACATTCTTCAAACGGCAACGAACTTCGACCCAAAAAGTGTACGACCGAGCGCCGCTATTTTCGGCGTTTCTTATACAGTTCGCCCGCCCGGTAAAAGATCTCGCGCTCGTCGGGCGAGAGGCTCTCCGGGCCGTACTTGGAAACTTTCGCCAACACAGCGTCGAGTTTCGCTTCGAGCTGCTCGTCGGCCGGCCTCCGTGGTGGCGCCTCGACCACAGCGGCGACCGGCGCGGGCGCATCCTCAACGGGGGGCGCGATCACCCGGAGTTTCGGGCGCGCGCGGGTCTTCGGAGACGCGGCGAACAGGTTGCTGAACCGCACTCCGCTCTGGAAGTAGATCAGCCCGAAAGCCGCCCCGCCCAAGTGCGCAAGGTACGCGATCCGCCCGCCACGCGGGTCCGCAGCGCCCAGTGCAAATAGCGCGTCAAAGCCAACGAACACGACCACCATCAACCAAACCGGCATCGGGATGAAGAAGTACAGGCGCACCTGCGCACGCGGAAAGTGAAACGCAAACAAGACGAGAGTAGCAGTTACCGCGCCACTCGCACCAATAGCTCGCCCCATTGGGGTCAGCCCGGCCAACTGCCCACCGAGGTAGAACACGTTCGCGCCGACCGCACTGAAGAGGTAGAACAGCACGAGTTCGCGCGACCCGCGAACGGTTTCGAGGCTCGTACCCGCCCAATACAGGATGAGCATGTTGAAAAACAGGTGCCACAGGTCCGCGTGCAGGAACGCGGCCGTGAGGAGCCGCCACACCTCGCCGCGGAGGACCGCGTCGGTGTCGAACGCCCCGTATGCCACAAGCGGGCTCAGCGCACGCGGCCACCCCGTCATGATCTGGCCGAAGAACACGCCCACCGTGATCGCGATCAGCCAGACGGTCGCCCCTTGCTGGCCGACCCGGTCCAGAAAACTGGGGCCTTCGCGATAATAATCACGGTCCTGAATGCCCATGAGCCGCACCCCGCGCGCCGCACCGATCTTGATTTCTAATACCTTACCAGACGGTACACGGAACGGGAACGAACCGCCACATAGTCCGTGCCGCGCCCGAAGCCCCCGGTCACCCACTTGAGTTTTTCCGTCGTATATTATCAAGCGTTATAACACTTCATTTCAATTCGATAAATTGTCCGTTTGCCTCAAACAGGAAACGCCGGCACGGAAACTCGAACGCTGATACCTTCAAAGACGCCATAGGCGCGTTTCACTCGTCCAGACCGTCCAAGTGATTCGGAAGGTATACGCCCTCCGGCGCAAATGCGACGCGCGCACCATCCCCGCCGTCGATCATCACCCCTACGGCCCACGCGAGACGCTTGCAATTCCGGAACACGGATATCAGTGCGTCCACACAATCGTCGTCAGTATCGAATCGAACAACGCACAAGCGCGGGAATTTTGGCGAGTTCACGAACGCCTCAAGGGTGGTCGGATCGGGAGCCGGTCGCACACACTCAAACGCGATCGTGTGCAAATCCGGGAACTCATCTCCGTCGGTCAGTGCCGTGAGCGCGGACGGCACAAACAATGAACCCAATGCGAGCGTCCGGAGCTGACGACAGGAACTATTCCGAGCAAGCGCGCGGAGGGCGTCCGGTGGAACCCGGCCACCGTGAATCCGAAGGTCTGTGAGCTGGCCGAGATTCGGCGACGCGAACAGTGCGTCCAGTCCCGCCCCGGTGGTGTGATCAAGCCAGAGAGAAAGTGAGTTCAAGTTCGCCAACACCGGCGATTCCGCAATTCGCCTCAAACCGTCGTCGGTTAGTCTGGCTCTGACAAGGTGCAGTCGCTGAAGGTTCGAGGTAACGTGCGCGGCAAGAACACGAGACAGGTTTTCACCATGCACCGCGGGACCGTTTATTCTCAATTCTTCAAGTGTTACTGGCCCGGAAGCGGCCTGTATTGCGTTGGCGAACACACGAGCAGGCTCGGAAGAGGAGCCTGTGTGCAAGGTAAGCTGCTGCAGTCGCGCGGTCGCGAGCGCGCGGAACCACGGGAAATCACTCCCACCGAAGAGGGTAAAATGGGTAATTTGCTTCCAGACGTCCGAGTCGACGAATTGGGTAACAGCTCGGCTGTAGTCGGGGCGAACACCTCCAGCCAAACCAAGTTCGCGAAGATTCGGGAAATCTCCGCGGACCAATTCCAGTACAGAATCCCCATTCAGTTGAACATCCCAAGCCATTCCCGCGTACATCACAACATTCAAAGCAACGAGCCGTTGCACGATCGGCATACGAAACCAGTGAAGCACGTCACGGTCTGAGATGCCACTTAGCGTCACGCTCAATTTGCGTAGCCGGGCAAAGTCTGCGTGTCGGAGAAATGAATCGATCTGTGGAAGCTGCTCCCGGTAATGAGCAGCGACATCACGGCTGGTGGGACGCGACCACAGAGCTAACGACTCGATCCGTCCCCATTCAGGCCAACTCACAACAGATGCAAGGTTGTTCGTGGGAAGCACCCCACCATCGCGGATCGGGTGCGCGGCACAAAGCTCGGCAAGGCCGTTTGTATTCGCGTTTCCCACAACGCCTGAACCATTTACGGCTTCGAGAAACCCGCGCCGAAAGATGGCCTGGTTCGGACCATCATCGGCGTCCTCCCTGTTCCGAAATGCCGGCCAGGGCGCGGACCATTCGGTCGCGTATTTCGCCAACAGCCGCCGTTCCGTGACTTCAAAGTCCGCGCACCGAGGGTCATCGACCGGAAGTCGAGCCAATTCGACCTGCGCGCGAATGAACGTCACCCGGCCCGCCTTCGCGGGATCACCCTGTTCGTCGAGCCAGTCGGCGAATGCCAAACGCGGCGTATCTTCGTCCGGGTACTCGCGGATCGTATTGAGGAACGCGGTTTCGTCGGACACGGGCGATTTCTCCTCCCAAACGCTGTATTCGTTCCGCGATTGTAACTACTGGCCCAAGAGCGGGATGCCGAGCAATCCGTCTGTGGCGGTGACCCGTCTTAAGGGTATAATCCCCTGGTGGTGTTGCGCCCCGCAATGCGATCCGGCGATTAATGGCCCTTTGGCAGCCCGGCGCTGCCCGGAGATCGATACATGGCCGCGGTTCTTGAGCAAGCCGAAGCCGCCACGAAGAACGGCACGCGGGTCGACGAACAGATCGCCCAGGCGACCAGCCGCATTCGCACCCACGATATCACGTTCGGGGGGCTGGTTCTCGTCGCGTTCGTGCTGGTTTACGCCACCGCGATGATCCTGCTCGACAAGTACCTCGGGCTCGCCGAGTGGCTGCGCCAAGTCGCGTTCCTCGGGTTCCTGGCCGCGTGCGCGGGCATCGCCTACGCCACGATCCTCAGCCCGCTCCGCAAGAAGATCAACCCTCTGTACGCGGCCAAGCGGGTCGAGAGCACCATCGACGACGCCAAGAACAGCGTCACCGGGTACGTGGACGCCCAGCAACAGGGCACGCTCAACGCCACCGTAAAGGCCGCGCTCGCGCACCGGGCCGCGAAGTCCGTGGCCGCGGCCGACGTGAACAAGGCCGTCGACCACCGCGGGCTGCTCTACCTCGGCGGCACCTCGGTCGCGCTCTTCCTCACGCTCATCGTGCTGTTCTTCGTGTTCCGGCCGGCACAATTCTCCTCGCTCGTGGGGCGAGCGTTCGTCCCGTTCGGCTCCGGTGACATCGTCACGCGCACGCACATCGACGTCGTGAGGCCCGACCCGGCCGAAGCCACGGTCACCACCGGCCAAACGATCGTGGTCGCGGTTCACGTGGGCGGGAAGATCCCGAGCGCGGACGGCCCCGAGCGCGTGCGCCTGATGATCCGGCACAATCAGGCCGACCCAAATTACACCGAACTCCCAATGGTGCAGGGGGATACCTCGCGGGACTTTGAACTCCGCGTGCCGGACCACCTCGTACAGTACGGGTTCTGGTACAAGGTTGCCGGCGGCGATTACACGACGCCCGAATACAGGGTTACGGTGCGCACGCTGCCGCTGTTCACTGAGTTTCAGGCCACATACGAGTACCCGGCCTACCTGCGCCGTAAGACCGAGCCCACGAACGATCCGCAGCTCCGTGCTCCACGCGGCACGACGGTCACACTCGTCGGGCGCACCAACCGCGATGTGCGCGAAGGAACGATGGTCGTCGAACCGGGTGGCGTCCGCGTGACCGGTACCCCCGTCGCCGATAAGCCTGATAGCCTGGCGTTCAAGCTCAAGCTCACGGAATCGGGCAGCTACAAACTCAGTTTCAACGCGACCACCGGCGAGCACAGCACGGATTCGTTCCAGTCCCGGATTCTCGTCGAAGCGGACAAGGCGCCGGAAATCGCCATCAACAAACCGGAAGAAGACGAGATCACCGCCCCCACGAACGGGCAAATCGCGATCGACGGCAAGGTCGGCGACGACTTCGGCATCGACACGATCACGCTCAAAATGAAGATCGTGTCGCCGGTCGAGCGCCCGCTGCTCGACCGCCCGTACCTGAACGGCAAGGACAAGTCGTTCCACCGGAAGAAAGACAACACCTGGCCCACCGACGTCGACTACAAGGGCTCGGTCGACCTCGCGCAGCTCAAGGCGGACCCGACCGGGCTCCCGCTCACGCTCACACCCGACATGGTGATCGAGTTCTGGCTCGAAGCCACCGACAACTGCACCGAGCCGAAGCCGAACCTGGGGCGCTCGGTCGCGAAGCGCGTGCGCCTCACCCCGCCGAAGGTCGAGCCGCAGGACAAGCAGAAGCTCGACCAGGACAAGGCGAACCGTAAAGACGAAGAACAAAAGCACGACGCGCAACAGGAACAGAAGCTCGATCAAGAGAATCGCGACCCGAAGAACGGCAACAACGGCGGGCAGAACCAAAACCAACCTGACCAGAAAACCGAACCGAAGAACGGCACCAACGGCGAGGGGACAAAAGAAGGCCCACCCGATCCGACGAAGATGCCTCCGCCGAACAAGGACAAGAGCGAGCCGAAGACCGACAACCCAATGGGCGGGATGTCCGAGACAGGCAACCCGATGGGTAGCCCCACGCCGAAGGGTGGCATGAACGACCCATCCTCGAAGCCGATGGGTTCCACGGAACCGAACGGCACGAACACGCAGAACGGTACCAATCCGGACAGGCCCATGCCGGAAGCGCCTCCGCCCAAGTCGCCGGAGGAGAAGTCCGTCCAGGATAGGGCTGACAAGCTCAACAACGCGATCGAGAAGGAAAAGCAGGAAGGCGGTTCCGGAAAATCGAACCCGAGCGCCAACGAGAACGAGCGCACCGATTCCGCGCAACAGAAGAAGCAGCCGCCCGCGGGCGACATGGGCAACGCGACCGAGCCGAAGCCGGAACCGAAACAGGGCGAACCCAATAACCCGATGCAGGACAATGCCCCGGCAAGCGGGAAGTCCGAAGGGAAGCTCGAAAAGCCGAGCAACCCCGCGGAGCCGAAACCGGAACCGAAACAGGGCGAACCGAAGCCGGGCAACGACCCGATGAACAAAGCGGGCCAGAAGAACACCGCGCCGTCCGAAACGCGCGACGAACCGGTCGGCGCGCCGCCGGGCGTCGACAAGGAACCCAAGCAGTCACAACCGAACCCCAAAGACCCGAACCCCAAAGATCCGAAAGATCCGAATCCCAACCCGGATCAAAAGCAAGACCCGAACTCGGGTTCCAAGGCCAAGTCCGCGACCCAAAAGGGCGACGAGCAACAGGGCGGCATGTCGGACTCCACCGACAAGAAAGACCCGGCCGCGGACGCTGGCAGTGGCCCCAAGCCGATGCGTGAACCCACTCGGGGCGAAGACAAGCCCAATCAGCCCCAGAACCAACCTCAACCAGCGGGTGGAACCAAGCCCGAGAACAAGCAACCCGACGCGGGCGACGCGAAGCCGAACAAGGCTCCGGCTCCCAGCGAAAACAAACCCAAACCCGAAGACATGATGTCTGGCGGGACGGGCACGCCCGAATCCAAGCCGGAGGGCGACGCGAACCAGTCAACGAAGCCCAACAGCACCGGCGCCGCCGAAACCAAATCGGCCGGCAACAAGAACGCACCCATGAACGGCGGTAACTCGGGCGCCGACGAAGGCCGGGACAAGCCGCCACCGCAAGAAGGCGCCCAACCGAGTGGTGGCCGCGACCAGGAACCGCCCAAACAAAAGGAACTCGACGACAACCAGCGCAAGGAACTGGAAGAAGCGGCGCGGAACCTCACCAGCCCGGACGAGAAGAAGAAGCAGGACGCGCGCAACAAACTCGACAAGGCCATCGGTGAAGACAAGCGCAAGGAAATGGAGAAACTGGCGAACGATCTCCAGTCGCCCGACGAGAACAAGCGCGCCGAGGCCCAGCGCAAACTCGATGAACTCAAGAAGCAGGCTCAACAGCAGCAGGGCAAACCGAACGGCGAAAACGGCGGAAAGCCCGACGAAAAACAAATGAAGGAACTGGAACAGGCCGCTAAAGACCTCAACAGTCCCGACAAGAACAAGCAACAGGAAGCACGCGACAAGCTCGATAAGGCGATCGGCGAGGACAAGCGCAAGGAACTCGAACAGCTCGCCAAGGATCTCCAATCGGGCGACAAGAGCAAGCAACAGGCCGCGCAGAAGAAGATCGAAGACGCCGTGAAGAACGCCAAAGGCGGTGGCGGGGATCAAGGCGATCAGAAGAACGCCCCCAAGCTCGACGAAAAGCAGATGAAGGAACTGGAGCAGGCTGCAAAAGACCTGACCAGCCCAGACGAGAAGAAGAAACAGGACGCGAGAGAGAAGCTCGACAAGGCCATCGGCGAGGATAAGCGCAAAGAGATGGAGAAGCTGGCGAACGACCTCCAATCGCCCGACGAGAAGACGCGCGCCGAGGCTCAGCGCAAGCTCGATGAACTCAAGAAACAGGCCCAACAGCAGCAGGGTAAGCCAAACGGCGAAAACGGCGGGAAGCCCGACGAGAAGCAGATGAAGGAGATCGCCGACGCGATGAAGGATCTCCAAAGTGGTGACGAGCAGAAGAAACAGGCCGCGCAACAAAAGCTCGACAAGATGGTCGGCGAAAAGAACCGCAAGGAAGCCGAACAACTGATGAAGGATCTCCAGTCCGGCAACAAGGAAACGCGCGAGGCCGCGGAGAAGAAACTCGACGACCTGAAGAAGCAACTGGAGAAACAGCAGGCGGGCAAGAACGGAAAGGATGGGAAAGGGAAGGAACCGTCGAAGGAAGAACTCGCGGACCTCATGAAGAAGGCGCAAGACCTTCAGTCAAAGGACAAAGACACGCGCGAGAAGGCCGAAAAAGACCTGGACAACAAGCTCGGCAAGGAGAACCGCGAGAAGCTGCAAAAGGAGCTAGAGGACAAGAAGCCGGGCGGCGATCCGCAACAGGACGAGAAGCTCAAGGAGCAACTGGAGCAGATGGCGAAAGAGCCGTCGAACCAGTCACACGAACCGACCCAGAACGGCCCCGGCTCCAGCCCCCCGCCGAAAGGTGCGATGGAAGAAGACCCGCAGAACCGCCTGAAGACCGCGGAACTCCGGCTCGAAGACTTCGAGAGAAAGCGCTACGACGAGGAATTCCAGAAAAAGCAGGGGTTCTCGGAAGCGGAATACAAGAAATTCCTGGACGACTACACGAAGCACGTGGAGAACCTGCGCAAAGAGGCGAACCAACCAGCCGGTAACAAGCCGCCGCAACCCGGCTCCAGCGAACCGGGCGGCCCCATCCTCGGAGGGGGCGGCAACAAGGTCGCCCCCTCCGCGAAGTTAGACAGCTCCGGCACCGGTGGCGGATCGACCGTCGCCCCGCCCGGCTTCGAGAACTCGAAGAACAAGTTCCAGAAGCTGATCCAGGAGAAGAAGTGATCGACACTATCGATTCGTAGGGTCGGGCTGTGCTCGACGGTGCCGAACGCCTTCACAACGTAACTGCGGGTGCTGCCATCTGACTGGGAAAGCGCCGCTCATCCGGTGATGGCGGTGCAGGTGAGTTTGTTGTTCGGCGGTAGCCGGGTTCAGAGCGGGCGTGAAAGTGCTGGAGCTCTTCGCACGGACCCGTTACCCTGTTATTGCGCATCGTGTGAAGGCGGCGCTCGCGCGGTAACGGTGGCCCGTCGAACGAGTTCGGCCCCGGCGTGCGTGGCGCGGGGGGCGTGTCAGATCCCGTGTTATTGCGCGAAGCCTTGCACACTAAACACTGGTTCGGCGGCGGAGGGCGTCGGCGTGGAGGAGCGAAGCGAACTCGAATCGCAGCTCTGGGGCGTGACGAATGAGTTGGCCAGCGAACTCATCGAGCTCACGCCCGAGTTCATGCACGAGATCCAGTTCGAGATCGTCTCCACGGATGACGGCGGGGCAGACATCGGGTTGATGGAGATCCACCCGGAGGTGAAGTATGTGTCGCTCAGCCCTCGGGTGTACGACTGCTGTTCCAGGTATCTGCCCCTGGTCAAGCGGTACGCACCAAGCTGGCGGCGTTCGTTGATCACGCTCCGAGAAGCGGGCGGCGACTGG
This region of Gemmata massiliana genomic DNA includes:
- the rpsB gene encoding 30S ribosomal protein S2 is translated as MALVDVKVLLEAGVHYGHRASRWNPKMRPYIYGKRNLIHIIDLRETVRGLLRAYRYLNQVVARGGLVMFVGTKRQAKEIVEKEATRCGMPFVSERWLGGTLTNYRTIRNRLKRLQELEAMWLPQGENPNRVDLNAHIASLMTDAGKLDPALAPDTADILTHSKKMISTLSRELLKIRRNLMGIRDMIKPPDALVIVGPNKEHIAVKEAKRMGVTTIALIDTDSDPDPVDLPIPGNDDSIRSIEVILAKLADACLEGRAALPPEQQGIQKTRVQQPKPPAPPAPPAPESNPAPAGAV
- a CDS encoding HisA/HisF-related TIM barrel protein translates to MLAQRARPRLIPVLDVMNGHVVRARGGIRENYRPIACPFSGSREPTDVARAVQKLANANELYIADLDAITEKRAVSRATQNILNQCTVTTWLDAGIGRTDVLDFPEVAHLRPVVGFETCHTPEVLLETLIEPLRRPVAFSLDLKGGRLLGNWRAWKLKNDRDVMPLARRVIEMGVHAIIVLDLARVGTGTGTGTEPLLRAIRNEFPDIDLIAGGGVRTWADVDALGEAGATGVLVASALYDGTLTSPRPTS
- a CDS encoding GNAT family N-acetyltransferase, which encodes MIRSATTGDVPVIANLIRALAEYEKLAHAVVLREADLHRHLFGTTKFAEVLLVEDAGAVVGFALFFHNYSTFRAKPGIYLEDLFVIPEARGKGHGKALLRALAKLAVERDCARVEWSVLNWNEPSIQFYKSLGAKPMDEWTVYRLTDDALTKLAAGT
- the truB gene encoding tRNA pseudouridine(55) synthase TruB, with translation MNGLLVIDKPGGMTSRDAVNRVQRWFPRKTKIGHTGTLDPLATGVLVVCIGAATRLADYVQAMGKSYSSRFRFGATSTTDDADGEVTETPNAPVPTREQIDAALAAFVGNVEQVPPAVSALKLDGVRAHELVRRGLGPKLNARVVSIYAIRVTGFAWPHLDVEVDCGKGTYIRSIARDLGDVLGCGGLVQTLRRTRVGPFRVEQGMSLDADPASVKLLPMAEAVAGMKHVSLNADEVIRLRHGQRIRLSENNAPPEGEELAVFDGQTGLIGIGVVERGQLKPQLVFGV
- a CDS encoding GNAT family N-acetyltransferase, encoding MTEEDIPAALALWQGLPGIGLRDADSPAALAKYLRRNPGCSFVALDEIGVLIGVSLAGHDGRRGYLHHVAVSERHRKQGLGRELVDRCAAALKAEGIEKINFWVKADNATGLAFWNRIGGRERTDLVIVSLILGDNPNA
- a CDS encoding diacylglycerol/lipid kinase family protein, with protein sequence MHATCVIYNPAAGRGRAERLLKTLPPARAAGVELRPTSHATHAIELAREAADEGFAKVVAAGGDGTVHEVANGILQSDRRDTIFSVWPIGSANDFAFTLGMDRWWAQRERNAPTETLEIDVGRVTTANRAVYFVCNLGVGFNGMVNGEARHTRWLKGLPLYAWAFLKALVKHFDRPTMTIRFDERVVTTPTLALSVLNGQREGNFPLRPNASLTDGLFDYMHATRLTRMHLLRYLPAMARGKLPENHRLVGLGRAARIEVSCEIPLCVHADGEFVCVPDEGIKEISLEVLPKCLRVEVFPPALYGGLK
- a CDS encoding ArsR/SmtB family transcription factor; amino-acid sequence: MTEKKQAEECATMLQALAEPNRIRIIECLRTGSMNVTQLAKALDVEIVNVSHHLGVLRLAGLVEDIKDGRFVIYSLHPKVFRSDNTKGTYLDLGWCRVEIPHN
- a CDS encoding FmdB family zinc ribbon protein, translating into MPLYEYTCRKCAHTFETLVSSRVAIAVACPKCESPDLDQLIGLPAPGRVTEGGPATNCRGDGPPCGAPWCGRKGP
- a CDS encoding rhomboid family intramembrane serine protease; the encoded protein is MGDRGLRARHGLCGGSFPFRVPSGKVLEIKIGAARGVRLMGIQDRDYYREGPSFLDRVGQQGATVWLIAITVGVFFGQIMTGWPRALSPLVAYGAFDTDAVLRGEVWRLLTAAFLHADLWHLFFNMLILYWAGTSLETVRGSRELVLFYLFSAVGANVFYLGGQLAGLTPMGRAIGASGAVTATLVLFAFHFPRAQVRLYFFIPMPVWLMVVVFVGFDALFALGAADPRGGRIAYLAHLGGAAFGLIYFQSGVRFSNLFAASPKTRARPKLRVIAPPVEDAPAPVAAVVEAPPRRPADEQLEAKLDAVLAKVSKYGPESLSPDEREIFYRAGELYKKRRK